A region of Paenimyroides aestuarii DNA encodes the following proteins:
- a CDS encoding lipoprotein signal peptidase, giving the protein MSFNKALFLAIVVIIIDQISKIYIKTTYAIYGGFEVLGLDWFRIHFIENEGMAWGVELPGNYGKLLLTVFRIIAVAGIIYWLNDSVKKKGSKILIVAIALILAGAVGNIIDSVFYGVLFNDSHGQIATLFSDEPYGTWFHGKVVDMFYFPIWRGNLPNWLPFWGGEQFTFFNAIFNVADVAISVGVGLLILFNKKVFK; this is encoded by the coding sequence ATGTCGTTTAACAAGGCTTTATTCTTAGCGATTGTAGTAATTATCATTGATCAAATTTCAAAAATATATATCAAAACTACTTATGCCATTTATGGTGGATTTGAGGTGTTGGGCTTAGACTGGTTCCGTATTCATTTTATAGAAAACGAAGGAATGGCTTGGGGTGTAGAACTGCCCGGAAATTACGGAAAACTGTTGCTTACCGTTTTTAGAATCATCGCAGTAGCCGGTATTATTTATTGGTTGAATGATTCCGTAAAAAAGAAAGGATCAAAAATTTTGATTGTTGCCATTGCCTTGATTTTGGCAGGCGCAGTTGGTAATATTATCGATTCGGTTTTTTACGGAGTGCTTTTTAACGACAGTCATGGGCAAATTGCCACTTTATTTAGTGATGAACCTTATGGAACTTGGTTTCACGGAAAGGTGGTAGATATGTTTTATTTTCCAATTTGGAGAGGAAATTTACCTAATTGGTTGCCTTTTTGGGGCGGCGAACAATTTACATTCTTTAACGCTATTTTCAACGTTGCCGACGTAGCCATATCTGTTGGAGTAGGTCTCTTAATTCTTTTCAACAAAAAAGTTTTTAAATAA
- a CDS encoding TolC family protein, translated as MKKRNKWVVTFLMFFCTFFVFGQDTLRMSHKEFISIVKSYHPLAYSYRLQNQIAEAEIQKARGNFDPLVDGKNGSKTIDGTQYYKETNVGLDIPTWYGIELSGSYNYINGEKLNNSDTKGGLYQFGVTLPLAKNLLYDKRRALLDQAKFALEMTQAEQRLLTNELLLNADNAYWNWVRLYENYLLQSQTVAVNEQRFILTKKTYEYGERAAIDTTEVASQLQSFVVEKENAYLSFLKATQELSLFLWTENQQPYNIEQLIVPSQRITQAESYDNYGVLLALIDQRSMNQHAALQYYQQKNNILESERRLKKQSLLPKLDFTYNFFNKENYRAELIPFFQNNYQYGLKLEIPLFLRQARADYKIAKYKIEQNQLDIDYKQQELQAKITAYKNEVLSYQTQIKVMQNNIENYKRLLYAEEIRFSNGESSLFLINSRENKLLEAEQKLLDLRLKFINSYNQLKWFNENFEG; from the coding sequence ATGAAAAAAAGAAATAAATGGGTTGTTACCTTCTTAATGTTTTTCTGCACCTTTTTTGTTTTTGGGCAAGATACGTTGCGCATGAGTCATAAAGAATTTATTTCCATTGTAAAAAGCTATCATCCGTTGGCCTATTCGTATCGTTTGCAGAACCAAATAGCCGAAGCAGAAATCCAAAAGGCTCGTGGCAATTTTGATCCATTGGTCGATGGAAAAAATGGTTCAAAAACAATTGATGGCACACAATATTACAAAGAAACCAATGTGGGACTTGATATTCCAACTTGGTATGGTATCGAATTAAGCGGAAGTTACAATTACATCAATGGAGAAAAATTGAACAACAGCGATACAAAAGGAGGTTTGTATCAATTTGGAGTGACTTTACCATTGGCTAAAAATCTTTTGTACGACAAACGCCGTGCGCTGTTAGACCAAGCAAAATTTGCTTTAGAAATGACTCAGGCAGAACAAAGACTGCTTACCAACGAATTGTTGCTGAATGCCGATAATGCATATTGGAACTGGGTGCGGTTGTATGAAAACTATTTACTGCAAAGCCAAACGGTTGCTGTAAATGAGCAGCGGTTTATTCTTACCAAAAAAACCTACGAATATGGCGAAAGAGCTGCGATTGATACCACCGAAGTGGCTTCGCAATTACAAAGTTTTGTGGTGGAAAAAGAAAACGCATATCTTAGTTTTTTAAAAGCTACTCAAGAACTTTCATTGTTTTTATGGACCGAAAACCAGCAACCTTATAATATAGAGCAGTTAATCGTTCCTTCACAACGTATTACACAAGCAGAATCGTATGATAATTATGGTGTTTTGTTGGCTTTGATTGATCAAAGAAGCATGAACCAACATGCCGCTTTGCAGTACTATCAGCAAAAAAACAACATTTTAGAAAGCGAGCGCCGATTGAAAAAACAAAGTTTATTACCCAAATTAGATTTTACCTATAACTTTTTTAATAAAGAGAATTACCGGGCAGAGTTGATTCCTTTTTTTCAAAATAATTATCAATATGGTTTAAAGTTAGAAATACCGCTGTTTTTAAGACAAGCCCGAGCAGATTATAAAATTGCAAAGTATAAAATTGAACAGAATCAATTAGATATTGATTATAAACAGCAAGAATTACAAGCGAAAATTACGGCTTATAAAAACGAAGTTTTAAGTTATCAAACACAAATAAAGGTAATGCAAAACAATATTGAAAACTACAAGCGTTTGTTATATGCCGAAGAAATACGTTTCAGCAATGGAGAAAGTTCACTTTTTTTAATCAATTCGCGTGAAAATAAATTGCTAGAAGCCGAACAAAAACTCTTGGATTTGCGTTTAAAGTTCATCAACAGCTACAATCAATTAAAATGGTTTAATGAAAATTTTGAGGGATAA
- a CDS encoding HlyD family secretion protein: MKPKSFENIYHVHRNSRVKRWFYIFMALAIITLFLPWTQNIKTAGTVTTLYQEQRPQQLNSPIPGRIVKWYVKNGDFVKKGDTILKLSEVKEDYMDPMLIDRTEEQVAAKKGVRDFYEAKVGTTNAQLEALNSARELKLQQLKVKIQQLNNKLAAEEAELKAAENALTLSADQYERQQKMYNEGLVSLTQFQQRSVSYQNALAKKTAAENKLAQTRQEVIATTIEQNATIQDYTEKLSKIQGDRFQSMGQIESSSGEIAKLENQMSNYKIRQGLYHVLASQDGQIVQLHKSGIGEILKDGESIGSIVPLNVDYAVEIYIKPVDLPLVKPGQRVMCIFDGFPAIVFSGWPNTSYGTFAGKVIAVESNINANGLFKALVVEEKGKKPWPPQIKIGAGVQGIAILNDVPVWYELWRNINGFPADYYTVQPDKSEKKDEKKK; the protein is encoded by the coding sequence ATGAAACCGAAATCTTTTGAAAATATATACCACGTACATCGAAATTCAAGAGTAAAAAGGTGGTTCTACATTTTTATGGCATTGGCTATCATTACCCTTTTTTTGCCTTGGACCCAAAATATTAAAACCGCTGGAACCGTTACTACGCTTTACCAAGAGCAACGACCACAGCAGCTAAATTCTCCCATTCCCGGACGTATCGTTAAATGGTATGTTAAAAACGGTGATTTTGTAAAAAAAGGAGATACTATTCTGAAACTTTCTGAGGTGAAAGAAGACTATATGGATCCCATGCTTATCGATAGAACTGAAGAACAAGTAGCGGCCAAAAAAGGGGTTCGTGATTTTTATGAAGCAAAAGTAGGTACAACAAACGCACAACTTGAAGCACTGAATAGCGCACGCGAATTGAAATTGCAACAATTAAAGGTAAAAATTCAGCAGTTAAATAATAAACTAGCTGCAGAAGAAGCTGAATTAAAAGCGGCGGAAAATGCGCTAACTTTATCGGCCGATCAATACGAACGCCAGCAAAAAATGTACAACGAAGGTTTGGTTTCGCTTACGCAATTTCAGCAACGAAGCGTATCCTACCAAAATGCGCTCGCGAAAAAAACAGCAGCCGAAAACAAACTGGCACAAACCCGTCAAGAAGTTATTGCAACAACCATTGAACAAAACGCCACTATACAGGATTATACCGAAAAGCTAAGTAAAATTCAGGGCGATCGTTTTCAAAGTATGGGACAAATTGAAAGCAGCTCTGGCGAAATTGCAAAGCTTGAAAATCAAATGTCGAATTACAAAATCCGTCAAGGGTTGTATCATGTGTTGGCATCACAAGATGGTCAAATTGTACAACTTCACAAATCGGGGATCGGGGAAATTTTAAAAGACGGCGAAAGCATCGGTTCCATTGTGCCTTTAAACGTTGATTATGCAGTTGAAATCTATATAAAACCTGTCGATTTGCCTCTGGTAAAACCCGGACAGCGTGTCATGTGTATTTTCGATGGTTTTCCTGCCATTGTTTTTTCAGGTTGGCCCAATACAAGCTACGGAACCTTTGCCGGAAAAGTAATAGCTGTAGAAAGCAATATTAATGCAAACGGACTTTTTAAAGCTTTGGTAGTTGAAGAAAAAGGCAAAAAACCTTGGCCTCCGCAAATAAAAATTGGTGCCGGTGTGCAAGGAATTGCTATTTTAAACGATGTGCCGGTTTGGTATGAATTATGGCGAAATATTAATGGATTCCCAGCCGATTACTATACCGTACAACCTGATAAATCTGAAAAGAAAGATGAAAAAAAGAAATAA